In the genome of Olsenella profusa DSM 13989, one region contains:
- a CDS encoding PTS mannose/fructose/sorbose/N-acetylgalactosamine transporter subunit IIC, with protein sequence MSSLVSAILVGLVGVFCMLDSRLLGRLNFEQPLIGATLVGIVLGDPATGLAVGAATELVSMGLVAVGAAVPPDMVLGGIVASAFACLTGASAETAMTIAIPIAVLGQLLGIVFRSVIAILTHRADAVISEGRFKQATNMHIVVGTILYSLMYFVPIFFAVFLGTDAVQAVVDLIPEWLSTGLNVSAMLLTAYGLALLLSLMLNRKMAAFLALGFLLASYLGLSVTAVSLIAVCLAVILLGVRHREGGSARLVSAGPDNADYDPLEDDDE encoded by the coding sequence ATGAGTTCGCTTGTTAGTGCGATTCTCGTCGGCCTCGTCGGCGTGTTCTGCATGCTCGACTCGCGCCTGCTTGGTCGCCTTAACTTCGAGCAGCCGCTCATCGGAGCCACGCTTGTGGGCATCGTGCTTGGGGACCCTGCGACGGGTCTTGCCGTTGGTGCCGCGACGGAGCTCGTGAGCATGGGGCTTGTGGCCGTTGGTGCTGCGGTCCCGCCCGATATGGTCCTCGGGGGCATTGTCGCCTCCGCCTTTGCCTGCCTCACCGGCGCCAGCGCTGAGACGGCAATGACCATCGCCATCCCCATCGCGGTCTTGGGCCAGCTGCTGGGCATCGTCTTCCGCTCCGTCATCGCCATCCTCACCCACAGAGCCGATGCCGTGATTTCGGAGGGCAGGTTCAAGCAGGCCACCAACATGCACATCGTCGTGGGCACCATTCTCTACTCCCTCATGTACTTCGTGCCCATCTTCTTTGCCGTGTTCCTGGGCACCGACGCGGTCCAAGCGGTCGTGGACCTAATTCCCGAGTGGCTCTCTACCGGCCTCAATGTCTCCGCCATGCTCCTCACCGCCTACGGCCTCGCGCTCCTGCTCTCCCTCATGCTCAACAGGAAGATGGCCGCATTCTTGGCGCTGGGCTTCCTGCTTGCCTCGTACCTCGGGCTCTCCGTCACCGCCGTGTCGCTCATCGCCGTGTGTCTCGCCGTGATCCTGCTGGGCGTGAGACATCGCGAGGGCGGAAGCGCACGGCTTGTATCAGCGGGACCCGACAATGCCGATTACGATCCGCTCGAAGATGACGACGAGTAA